ACACGGAACACGAATGCTGGCCGAACCCCGGCagggaaatatttatactttttcgtCTGCCAGCGCTTTCAGTTAGGGGTGGGTGACTTAGACCTGAAATGATTGCCcgtaaaaaagtataaaaatgaacGCGTTCGGAGCCACATTATGATAAGTGAATTGtgtttgtgaaaatataagtaaagtaaataatgcCGCCGAAAACTAGTGGAAAGGCAGCCAAGAAGGCTGGCAAGGCTCAGAAGAATATCACCAAGACcgacaagaaaaagaagcgcaaGAGGAAGGAGAGCTATGCCATCTACATTTACAAGGTTCTCAAGCAGGTCCATCCTGACACCGGCATTTCATCTAAGGCGATGAGCATCATGAACAGCTTTGTAAATGATATTTCGAGCGCATTGCTGCCGAGGCGTCTCGTCTGGCTCACTACAACAAGCGCTCGACCATCACCAGTCGAGAAATCCAAACGGCTGTTCGCCTGCTTCTGCCGGGAGAGTTGGCCAAGCATGCTGTCAGTGAGGGAACCAAGGCTGTCACCAAGTACACCAGCTCCAAATAATTTGTTCCTACGAATGCTGCGGACAATAATCCAAAACGGCCCTTTTCAGGGCCACAATGTGTTTCACCaaggaaatgtatttttcaatatatcgtCGATTTCAACTTATCCATCCCCAATATGGGgttaaaattgttcaaatttgattagatatataccaaaaaatcggaaatgaaaactcaataCGCTCAAAAAGCAACGTAATTCAATAACCAGACACGACGCGATGGttgccaataaaattaatggagcattttaattttcaaatagtatttaaatgaaagttttttctCTTGCAACGGAATCGTTGTAGCCCTGAAAAGGgcttgtttaaacaaatttcagaTCTTGAAATCTAAAATTTTGATTGCGAACATGTACTTTTCACAATTTACTTCTTGGCAGCCGTAGTCTTTGCTTTCGGCTTCTTGGCCGTAGCAGAAACCGCTGCTTTCTTCGCAgtctttttgggttttgcagACGCCGCTGGCTTTGCCTTTGGggctttggctgctgcagccTTCGACTTCGCTGCGGTCGCGGTCGCTTTCGCCTTTGTTGCGGCGGGCTTCGACTTTACGATTCCAGTTTTCTTAGCATCCTTGGCTTTTGCCTTctcggttttctttttctcggcAGTCTTTTTGGTGGCCACAGCCTTCTTAGCCTTGGGCTTTTTGTCAGCAGCCCCAGCGGCAGTTTTTTTGGAGGAAGCACCAGTCTTCTTGGATGCTACCTTCttgctttccacttttttctcaGCAGACAAAACCCTCGACTTCGCCTTCGGATCCTTATCCTTCTTGGCGGAGGCCGAAAGTTTAAATGATCCAGATGCACCCTTTCCCTTTGTTTGGATAAGCTTTCCATTGACCACggccgattttaagtacttcTTGATGAATGGAGCTAACTTT
The nucleotide sequence above comes from Drosophila santomea strain STO CAGO 1482 unplaced genomic scaffold, Prin_Dsan_1.1 Segkk98_quiver_pilon_scaf, whole genome shotgun sequence. Encoded proteins:
- the LOC120457919 gene encoding histone H1; this translates as MSDSAVATSASPVAAPSATVEKKVAQKKASGSAGTKAKKANAAPSHPPTQQMVDASIKNLKERGGSSLLAIKKYITATYKCDAQKLAPFIKKYLKSAVVNGKLIQTKGKGASGSFKLSASAKKDKDPKAKSRVLSAEKKVESKKVASKKTGASSKKTAAGAADKKPKAKKAVATKKTAEKKKTEKAKAKDAKKTGIVKSKPAATKAKATATAAKSKAAAAKAPKAKPAASAKPKKTAKKAAVSATAKKPKAKTTAAKK